GTTGTGGACCGCTTGACTATCGGCCTGGCCTCGCATTCAATCCAGCGAAATGAAATGAGCTTCTGAATCAGAAAAACTGAACGGAACCCTGCCGTGAACGCACCGCTGAACCACCCGCTGCCGCTGCTGGAACTGGACGTGCTGCGCACCTTCGTGGCGATCGCCGACACGGGCTCCTTCACGCTGGCGGCCAATGCGGTGTTCAGGACGCCGTCGGCGGTGTCGATGCAGATCAAGAAGCTGGAGGAGCAGCTCGGCCGCTCGCTGTTCAACCGCGACGCCCGCTCCGTCTCGCTGACGACCGACGGCGAGCTGCTGCTCGGCTATGCGCGCCGGCTCCTGTCGATCAACCGCGAGGCGGTGGCGAAGTTCATCGTCCCCGACATCACCGGCGTCGTGCGGCTGGGCTCGCCGGACGATTTCGGCGAACGCGTGCTGCCGATCGTGCTGAAGCGCTTCGCCCAGTCGCATCCCTCGATCGCCGTCGATGTGGTGATCGACCAGAGTTCGAACCTGCGGCGCCGGATGGAGGACCGCCGGCTGGACATCACGCTGATGACCTGCTCGCAGAAGTCGCGCGTGCCGGATGCCGAGGTTCTGCTGTCGGAGCCGATTGTCTGGGGCGGCGCCAGGGGCGGCTCGGCGCATCTGCGCGAGCCTCTGCCCGTGTCGCTGTGGGAGGAGGGCTGCGCCTGGCGGTCCAGCGCGCTGGAGGCGCTGGGGCGCGTCGGCCGCGACTACCGCGTCGCCTACATGAGCGCGCACACCGCGGGGCAGCGCTCCGCCATCATCGCCGACCTCGCGGTGGCGCCGCTGCCGCGCTCCTTCGTCGGCGGCGACGTGGTCGTGCTCGGCCCCGACAGCGGCCTGCCGGAGATCGGCACCTACGAGATCGCGATGCTGGTGGCCCCCGACGCGCCGGCGCCCGTGCTGGCGGCGGCCGACCACATCCGCGCCACCTTCGAGAGCTTCCGCGAGACCGGCCGGTTCTGAATCGGCCGGCCGGCAGGCGGCCGCGCGGACCGCGCCGCCGAGGCGATCAGGCGGCCGCGCCGGATCGCGGAGCCCTGGCCGATGTCGCCGCGAGATCCGTCACGAAGGACACCATCCTGTCGCGCGCGCGAAAAGCTTCGGGCATGTCGAGCAGCGGCCAGACGTGGTACAGCCCGGGCTCCTCCAGGATCTCGACCGGCACGCCGGCTGCGCGCGCCCGCGCGGCGAAGACATGCGTGTCGGGATTGAGCAGGTCGCGGGTGCCCGTCAGCACGAGCACCGGCGCCAGCACCGACAGGTCGCCATGGACCGGGCTGATGCGCCAGTCTGCATGGTCGATGCCGCCGGCATAGAGCCGCGTGGCTTCCTCGGCCCCGGGCACGCCGAGCCAGGGATCGCGCTTCTCCACCTCGTATATTTCGGGATTGGCGAGCGACAGGTCGACCGGCGGCGAGATCAGGACGAGGCCGGCAGGCTTCGGCAGGCCCTCCCGTGCTGCCGTCATGGACAGGACCAGCGCCATGTTGCCGCCCGCCGAATCGCCCATCAGGACGAGGTCGCGGGCAGCGGTGGTCGCCAGCACGTCGCGGTGCAGCGCCATGCACGCGCCGATGATGCGCTCCGCCTTCGCCTCCGGCGCCAGCGGGTAGATCGGCACGGTGATCTGAGCGGAGAGCCGCTCGGCCATTTCGGCGATCAGCTTCCAGTGATGCGCGGTGATCTCGAACAGGTAGGCGCCGCCGTGCAGGTAGACGATCCGCAGCCGCGAGGCGCCGGCTTTCGGCCGCACCTCATAGACCCTCATCCCGTCGACCGCGCGCTCGGCGATGTCCAGGCGCCGCGCGATCGTCTGCGGCGGCCGGAAATCCTCGCTCGCGCGCGCCGCCTTCAGCCGGGCGTGCATGCCTTCCACCGAAGCGAAGGACTTCTTGCGCGTGTGCTTCAGCACGAAGGCGAAGAGACGGCTCTTGAAGCTCGGCATGTCGGTTTCCCTGCCTGCGTGATCGGCCCCCGGAGGCCGGACCGGGCGGGGAGACTTGCCGCGATCGGCAGACGCGGTCAACCGGGAAGCGTCGGTCCGAGCCCGGTGCGGACCGGCGCGACGGGGACGACCTTGCCGCGGCTGCGCGGCGGCTCGGCCGGCGTCTTGCGTCCCAGGAAGGCGACGATGTGGTCGCGGGCGCGGCGCGCCTCGATCGTCTCGATCAGCGGCCAGACATGGTACATGCCTTCCTCGACGAAGAGCTCGATGTCGACGCCGGCAGCGCGGGCGCCCTCGGCGAAGCCGAGCGTTCCCGAATGCAGCAGGTCGCGTGTCGACGAGAACACCAGGGTTTTCGGAAGCACCGCGAGGTCGCCATGGCGCGGACTGATGCGCCAGTCGGCGACATCGAGCCCGGCGCAATAGAGGCGGATCGCCTCCATGCCGCCCGGCACGTCGAGCCACGGATCGTTCAGCGCCGCCTCCACCATCGCCTCCCGGGCGGTCATGTCGAGGCCGGGCGAGATCAGCACGTGGCGGCCGGGCAGGGGCATTCGCCGCTCCGCCGCCAGCATGGTCAGCACCACCGCCATGTTGCCGCCGGCCGAATCGCCCATGAACACGACCTCGCTCGCCGGGCTCTCGCCCAGCACCGCGCGGTAGGTCGCCATCGCCATGCGGAACATCGCGTGGAAATCGTGCTCGGGGGCGAGGGGGTAGATCGGCACGGTGACCCGCGCGCCGGTGCGCCGCGCGACGTCGGCGATCAGGTTCCAGTGATAGCTGGTGATCTCGAAACAGAAGGCGCCGCCGTGGAAATACACCACGTGGCCGGCGCCGCGGCGCGTGGCGGGGATGTCGTAGACGGGCCAGCCGTCGATGACGCGCTGCTCGATCCGGTGGCGCAGCGCGATGGCGGGCGGGGGGCGATGATCGGCACGCTGCCGGTCGCGGGCGATCCAGCGGTGCAGCTCCGCCGCGCTCGAAAACGCCTTCTTGCGCGTGAGCTTCAGATAGAGGCCGACGCATCTGCTTTTCAGGCTCGGCATGGGGCTCCGATCCTCCGGGGTCCGAGTGAAGGACCGTCCGGCGCGATCGTCAAGGGCCCAGGCAGGGAGCCAGCTTGGCGCGAGACCGGGACGGCGCCCGGCCAACGCCCCTTGTCAGCTTCGGTTCCGCCGCGCGTCGCGTTCCTCGCGCGAGCGGCGGCGCGGGGTGGAATCGCCGGTGGCGCCGTCGACGGTGGTGGCGCGGGGCGGCAGGGTGACCGCTTCGGCCAGATGCGGGAAGGCGTCGACCTTGTTGGGCAGCGCCATGGCGTTGACGAAATGCTGCTGGAAGCGCGGCTCGAGCGCCGTCTCGATCTTCTCGATGCGCTGCACCGTCCGCTCGATCTCGCGCCGGTGGTCGCGGCTGAGCAGCGCCATCAGCGCGCCGGTGCCGGCGGCGTTGCCGACCGCCTTGACCTCGGCGAGATCGCAGTCGGGGATGAGACCGAGCACCATGGCGTATTTCGGATCGATGAAGGAGCCGAAGGCGCCGGCGAGCGCGATCGTGTCGACATGGTCGATGCCGAGCTTCTCCATCAGGAGCTTGACGCCGGCATAGAGCGCCGACTTGGCGAGCTGGATGGCGCGGACGTCGTTCTGGGTGACGGAGATCTCCTGCTTGCCCTGGTGCAGCAGGTAGGAATGGGTGCGCCCGGTCTGGCGGATGCGCGGGCTGCGCGCGGCCAGCCCGCCGTCGATCACGCCGTCCTCCGAGATGATGCCGGCGAGATACATTTCCGCCACCACCTCGATGATCGCCGAGCCGCAGATGCCGGTGATGCCGAGGCGTTCGGCGTCCGCGTCGAAGCCCGGCTCGTCCGACCAGAGGTCGGAGCCGATGATCTTGAAGCGCGGTTCGAGCGTGGCGGGATCGATGCGCACGCGTTCGATGGCGCCGGGCGCGGCGCGCTGGCCGGCCGAGATTTCCGCACCTTCGAAGGCGGGGCCGGTGGGCGAGGAGGCGGCGACGAGACGATCCCGGTTGCCGAGCACGATCTCGGCATTGGTGCCGACGTCGACGAGGAGCATCATGCGGTCCTGCCGGTGCGGCCCTTCTGACAGCGTCGCGCCTGCGGCATCCGCCCCGACGTGCCCGGCGATGCAGGGCAGCATGTAGATGCGTGCGCCGGTGTTGATGCCGAGCCCGAGATCGCTCGCCCAGGTGTGGACCGCGCCCGAGACGGCGAGCGCGAAAGGCGCCTGGCCGAGTTCGGTCGGATCGATCCCGAGGAACAGATGGTGCATGATCGGGTTGCCGACGATGACCGCATCGAGCACGTTGTTCGGATCCACGCCGCCTTCCGCGCAGACCTTGCGCGTCAGCTCGGTGACGGCGTCGCGCACAGCCTTCGTCATCTGGTCGCGACCGTCGGGATTCATCATCACGTAGGAGACGCGGCTCATCAGATCCTCGCCGAAGCGGATCTGCGGGTTCTGCATGCCCGACGAGGCGACGATGCGGCCCGACAGGAGCGAGACGAGGTGCATGGCGATGGTGGTCGAGCCGATGTCGCAGGCGATGCCGTAGGCTTCGTTGTGCAGGCCCGGCCACAGCGCGATGATGTTGGGCCGCGAGGCTTCGAGGTCGCGGTGGATCGCCGCCGTCACGCCCCAGTTCCCCTTGCGCAGGATGCCCTGCACCTGTGGAATGAGATATTGCGAGACGAGCAGGTTGTCGAAGCCCCAGTCCCTGTCCAGCATCGCCTTCAGCCGGTCGAGATCGCCGAGCGGCTTGTGCATGTCGGGCTCCTCGACCTCCACGTAGCAGAGCTGGACGGCGGGGTTGCGCTCGATGATGCGGTCGATGGCCGACTTGCGCACCACCTGGGCATTGACCACCGTGTCCTGCGGCACGTCGATGACGAGGTCGCCCTGGATGGTGGCCGAGCAGGACAGGCGACGGTTCTCCGGCAGGCCGCGCACGCGGTCGTAGCGCTCCTCCTTGGGGCCGCGGGCGGAGATGTGGTCGTTGGAGGAGACGATCTTGTGCTTGGCGAAGCTGCCCTCCTGCACCTCCACCTGACAGCGCCCGCAGGTGGCGCGGCCGCCGCAGACGCTCTCGACGTAGACGCCGAGCGAGCGCGCGGCATCGAGCACCGGCGTGCCGACCGGAAAGCGGCCGCGCTTGCCGGACGGCATGAACAGGACGAGGGGATCGGACATGCGTGGGGGTGCCGTATGGGTTACTGTTCGGTGACGGACGCGAGGCCTTCGAAGATGTCGGCGAGCGCGAGCGTGACGCCGATTTCGGGGATGTCGATCACATCTTGACTGTCGGAAAAGACAACAACCGTCGGCGCTTCACCCGACCGCCGCGTATGCAACTGGACGCGCAGCTTGTCCGGGTCGATGATCATGACGTGGCGAATTGTCTGAACCCGCCAGTATTCTGTGATCTTGCCTGCCAGATCGAACGTTCTCGTGGACGGAGACAAGACCTCGGCCACCAGTATCGGGTGCTCAAATGTAAAGCCCCCATCGATTTTCGTCCCGCAGTCGACGACAAGGTCGGGAAACCGGATCTGATTTTCCGCCGTCTTCACGGCCGCATCGCTTACATAGGCGCTGCAGCGACCGTCTCGAAGCTGGTTGCCGAACAGGCGGGAAAGGTTGCTGTTCACCCTGTTATGGCGCCGGCTGGCGCCGGTCATCATGGTCGGGGCCGTGGCTCCTGGAAGTGTCACGGCGATGGGGAGCCGCTTGAGCATCGGAACGCCATCCACGAGTTCGTATTTCTCCTCCTGGTGTTCGTTCCAGGCGAAGAACTCGTCGATTGTCCATTTCCGCTGCGTCTGAACGACTGTCATCTTATCCGAGGTGCTCCCGGTCAATGCTGAGACAGATTACGCTTGCGAAAGGGCTCCGTCACCCCCGGCCCATCCGCGCCTCGCGGCCGCCGCGGCGGCGCCCGCCGGCTGATCCGCCGTCGCCCGGTGCATTCACCTGCACCGGTGCGGGGGCGGCGTGTTCGCCGGGCTTGTAGTCCTTGTAGGTGCGGATCCAGTTCATGCAGTCCTTGTCGGTGCCGTTGAGCACGTTGGCGCCGCGCACGGCCTCCATCTCCTGCGGGCGGCAGGGGTTCATGATGGCGGACGTCATGCCTGCGCCGATGACCATCGGGATGAAGGCGGCGTTGATGCCATGGCGGTGCGGCAGGCCGAAGGAGACGTTGGAAAGGCCGCAGGTGGTGTTGACCTTGAGCTCCTCGCGCAGCCGGCGCAGCAGCGCGAAGACCTGGCGGCCGGCATCGCCCAGCGCGCCGATCGGCATGACCAGCGGATCGACGACGACGTCGTGCGGCTTGATGCCGTGGTCCATGGCACGCTCGACGATCTTCTTGGCGACCGCGAAGCGCACGTCCGGATCCATCGAGATGCCGGTCTCGTCGTTGGAGATCGCCACCACCGGCACGTCATACTTCTTGACCAGCGGCAGGATGGCCTCGAGCTTCTCCTCCTCTCCGGTGACCGAATTGACCAGCGGCCGGCCCTTGGCGACCTTGAGTCCGGCCTCGATGGCGGCCGTCACCGAACTGTCGATCGACAGCGGCAGGTCGACGAGATCCTGCACGATCTGCAGCGTCCGGACGAGCAGGTCGGGCTCGGTGGCGTTCGGGTCGACGGCGGTGACGCCGGCATTGACGTCGAGCATCGTGGCGCCCGCGGCGGCCTGCTCCAGCGCGTCCTTGATGACCGTCTCGAAATTGCCGGCGACCATCTCGGCGGCGAGCTTCTTGCGGCCGGTCGGGTTGATGCGCTCGCCGATGACGCAGAAGGGCTGGTCGAAACCGATGATGATCTCCCGGGACGCCGAGGCGACGATGGTGCGGGTCATGTCTGTCTTCTCCGGGCGTCGGCGACGCAGTGTCGGGTTGGTCGGGTTCTGTGGCGGTGGGGCGTCGAGCGGGAGGCGAGGGCGGTCAGCAGGATCAGCCGCTTTCACGGCCGCCGGCTTTCGCCAGTGCCACCAGCCGGTCGCGGCCGTAGTCGGCCTCGATGGCGCTCATGGCGCGGTCGGCCTCGGCTTCGAGATCGTCGCCCACCGGTACAGCTGATGCCTTGCGCCATTCCTCGAGGTAGGCGCCGCTCTCGGCCGCGCCGGACCGCATCGCCGCCATGTCGATGGCCTCGGTGAAACGCAGCGGCAGTTCGCGCTTGGCGCTGGCGCGGCCCTTCTTGACGATGACCTGTGCGGGGATGTCCCGCCAGTAGACGACGATCAGTTCGGCCATCGGCCCTGCTCCAGAGGATCTGCACCGAGATGTGCCGGAACGCGACGGTCCCCGCTTCTCATGTGGCGACGCGGGCGCCTTCAAAAGCGACGTCGCAATGCGAACAGGCTGCCACGGCCGTCCGGATGTCGCGCCGGCTCAGAACCAGTGATGCAGGCCGGCGGTCTTCCAGAGAAGGTTCAGCACGGCTCCGGCAGAGACCACCACGGCGACGATGATGGCGAGCGATGTGATTCCGACCGCCACCCCGATGCCGAACAGGATGCCGTCGCGCTCCGATAGCGCGAGCCCGACGAGCGTGGAAGCGAAGGCCGGCAGCCAGTTGCCGAGCGGCACCGGCAGCACCACGGCGATGCCGAGGATCAGGGCGATGACGCCGATGGCACGATCCCCCTGGCGGCGCCAGAACGGCCAGTAGCGCGGCCGCACCAGCCGCTCGAGCCGCTGCAGCAGCGGGACGATCCGCGCCGATCCCGTTCGGAACCGGTCGAGCGGGATCGATTTCGACAGGAGCGATTGCGGAAGCCAGGCCGTCCTGCGTCCGAGCACCATCTGTGCCGCGACGATGACGATGGGGATGCCGAGGAAGACGGAGGCGCCGGGCGGCAGCGGCAGCAGGTTGAGCGAGGAGAAGAAGACGAGGAGGGTGGCGAACGAACGGTCGCCCAGCGCGTCGCGGATCGACCCGACCGTGATCGGTCCGGTTGCTTCGGCGGCCAGGACGAGGAAAACGTCGGAGAGCCGCCGCGGCCTTGGCCGGCGCGCCTTGCCCGGTGCGAGCTTGTCGTCTCCGTCCATGTCCCATCCCCGCGCCGGCACCGATGTCATGCGCCTGCACCTTGCCCCGAACGCTTATGCGACAATGGCCGTTAACCCTTGATGACAGGTTGCGCCACTACAATTCTCGCCGCCGTCGGCACGACGGGGAGCAGAGTTGCAGCGGACCATGCGACCTGACACGTGACGCGATCCGTCGGATTCGCCCGCATGCGTCAGGGTTCTGTTCCGTGCATGTCGTTCACCCGAATCCGGTGCCGACATTCGGGAGACATGCTCTGCGGCCCGAATTCGGGCATATTGATGGAATTGAAGCCCGTGCTCAGGACGTCGGCCAGGCCGCACGGTCGAGGGCCTGAACGAGATCGCCATAGCCGGTGACACGCTTCTCGTAGGCGAGGCCGAGCAGCCGCGCTGCATCCTGTGCCACGGCTTCCAGCGCCGGATCCTCGGTCTGGGCGAGGTAGACCAGCTTTTCGTAATTGCCGAAGAAATCCGCGATGAGTTCCGGATGCCGGTCGAGCCCCAGCGGCTTCATGAAGAAGGCGTCGAACTGGCGGCAGAGGAAGTCGGTCATGTAGAACGACGTCATGTCGTCGTCGGCGATCGCCTCGAAGGCTTCCATTCCCTGGTAGAAGGCGAAGCAGTGCGGCCCTTCCATCCGTGCCACACCGTGCTTCTCGCAGACGCGGTCGAGCAGCCCGCCGGTGCCGCAATCGGCATAGCCGACGAAGATGTTCCGGTAGCCCTCGCTCCGGGCCTTGTCGATCGTTGCGTCCATGGCCGGCGCTATGCGGTCGGGATGGAAGTGGAACTCGGCCGGCAGGCAGGTGAGTTCGAGGTGGTCGAGCCCGAGCCGCTCCTTCACCGCCAGTACCTCGCGGGCGATCATTCCGCAGGCGATGACGAGAACCTTCTCGCCTTCGGCGCGTTGACGGGGTGTCGCTGCAACCCCTTCAAGGAGACTTTTCATGACCGCCTCCCTGCTTTCGCGGCTTGCCGTGCTGGCCGTCGTCGCGCTGGCCTCGACCGGCTGCGCCAACACCATCCGCGGCATCGGCCGGGATGCCGCCAGCACGGTCGATGCGACCCAGAACGCCGGAGCCAACGTCGCCGAGGCCGCCGACTGACGGACCTCGCGCCTCCGTCTCAGGCGTTGGCGCGCTGATTGTGCTTGCGGCGCATGAACTCCTTGGCGGTCTCCACCGCCACGGCAGCGTCGCGGCAATAGGCGTCCGCGCCGACGGCCTTGCCGAACTCCTCGTTCAGCG
The nucleotide sequence above comes from Aquibium microcysteis. Encoded proteins:
- a CDS encoding Uma2 family endonuclease — its product is MTVVQTQRKWTIDEFFAWNEHQEEKYELVDGVPMLKRLPIAVTLPGATAPTMMTGASRRHNRVNSNLSRLFGNQLRDGRCSAYVSDAAVKTAENQIRFPDLVVDCGTKIDGGFTFEHPILVAEVLSPSTRTFDLAGKITEYWRVQTIRHVMIIDPDKLRVQLHTRRSGEAPTVVVFSDSQDVIDIPEIGVTLALADIFEGLASVTEQ
- a CDS encoding methyltetrahydrofolate cobalamin methyltransferase; the encoded protein is MTRTIVASASREIIIGFDQPFCVIGERINPTGRKKLAAEMVAGNFETVIKDALEQAAAGATMLDVNAGVTAVDPNATEPDLLVRTLQIVQDLVDLPLSIDSSVTAAIEAGLKVAKGRPLVNSVTGEEEKLEAILPLVKKYDVPVVAISNDETGISMDPDVRFAVAKKIVERAMDHGIKPHDVVVDPLVMPIGALGDAGRQVFALLRRLREELKVNTTCGLSNVSFGLPHRHGINAAFIPMVIGAGMTSAIMNPCRPQEMEAVRGANVLNGTDKDCMNWIRTYKDYKPGEHAAPAPVQVNAPGDGGSAGGRRRGGREARMGRG
- a CDS encoding ASKHA domain-containing protein, giving the protein MSDPLVLFMPSGKRGRFPVGTPVLDAARSLGVYVESVCGGRATCGRCQVEVQEGSFAKHKIVSSNDHISARGPKEERYDRVRGLPENRRLSCSATIQGDLVIDVPQDTVVNAQVVRKSAIDRIIERNPAVQLCYVEVEEPDMHKPLGDLDRLKAMLDRDWGFDNLLVSQYLIPQVQGILRKGNWGVTAAIHRDLEASRPNIIALWPGLHNEAYGIACDIGSTTIAMHLVSLLSGRIVASSGMQNPQIRFGEDLMSRVSYVMMNPDGRDQMTKAVRDAVTELTRKVCAEGGVDPNNVLDAVIVGNPIMHHLFLGIDPTELGQAPFALAVSGAVHTWASDLGLGINTGARIYMLPCIAGHVGADAAGATLSEGPHRQDRMMLLVDVGTNAEIVLGNRDRLVAASSPTGPAFEGAEISAGQRAAPGAIERVRIDPATLEPRFKIIGSDLWSDEPGFDADAERLGITGICGSAIIEVVAEMYLAGIISEDGVIDGGLAARSPRIRQTGRTHSYLLHQGKQEISVTQNDVRAIQLAKSALYAGVKLLMEKLGIDHVDTIALAGAFGSFIDPKYAMVLGLIPDCDLAEVKAVGNAAGTGALMALLSRDHRREIERTVQRIEKIETALEPRFQQHFVNAMALPNKVDAFPHLAEAVTLPPRATTVDGATGDSTPRRRSREERDARRNRS
- a CDS encoding LysR family transcriptional regulator produces the protein MNAPLNHPLPLLELDVLRTFVAIADTGSFTLAANAVFRTPSAVSMQIKKLEEQLGRSLFNRDARSVSLTTDGELLLGYARRLLSINREAVAKFIVPDITGVVRLGSPDDFGERVLPIVLKRFAQSHPSIAVDVVIDQSSNLRRRMEDRRLDITLMTCSQKSRVPDAEVLLSEPIVWGGARGGSAHLREPLPVSLWEEGCAWRSSALEALGRVGRDYRVAYMSAHTAGQRSAIIADLAVAPLPRSFVGGDVVVLGPDSGLPEIGTYEIAMLVAPDAPAPVLAAADHIRATFESFRETGRF
- a CDS encoding DUF1638 domain-containing protein; the encoded protein is MKSLLEGVAATPRQRAEGEKVLVIACGMIAREVLAVKERLGLDHLELTCLPAEFHFHPDRIAPAMDATIDKARSEGYRNIFVGYADCGTGGLLDRVCEKHGVARMEGPHCFAFYQGMEAFEAIADDDMTSFYMTDFLCRQFDAFFMKPLGLDRHPELIADFFGNYEKLVYLAQTEDPALEAVAQDAARLLGLAYEKRVTGYGDLVQALDRAAWPTS
- a CDS encoding alpha/beta hydrolase, which encodes MPSFKSRLFAFVLKHTRKKSFASVEGMHARLKAARASEDFRPPQTIARRLDIAERAVDGMRVYEVRPKAGASRLRIVYLHGGAYLFEITAHHWKLIAEMAERLSAQITVPIYPLAPEAKAERIIGACMALHRDVLATTAARDLVLMGDSAGGNMALVLSMTAAREGLPKPAGLVLISPPVDLSLANPEIYEVEKRDPWLGVPGAEEATRLYAGGIDHADWRISPVHGDLSVLAPVLVLTGTRDLLNPDTHVFAARARAAGVPVEILEEPGLYHVWPLLDMPEAFRARDRMVSFVTDLAATSARAPRSGAAA
- a CDS encoding alpha/beta hydrolase; its protein translation is MPSLKSRCVGLYLKLTRKKAFSSAAELHRWIARDRQRADHRPPPAIALRHRIEQRVIDGWPVYDIPATRRGAGHVVYFHGGAFCFEITSYHWNLIADVARRTGARVTVPIYPLAPEHDFHAMFRMAMATYRAVLGESPASEVVFMGDSAGGNMAVVLTMLAAERRMPLPGRHVLISPGLDMTAREAMVEAALNDPWLDVPGGMEAIRLYCAGLDVADWRISPRHGDLAVLPKTLVFSSTRDLLHSGTLGFAEGARAAGVDIELFVEEGMYHVWPLIETIEARRARDHIVAFLGRKTPAEPPRSRGKVVPVAPVRTGLGPTLPG
- a CDS encoding entericidin, with protein sequence MTASLLSRLAVLAVVALASTGCANTIRGIGRDAASTVDATQNAGANVAEAAD
- a CDS encoding exopolysaccharide biosynthesis protein; translation: MDGDDKLAPGKARRPRPRRLSDVFLVLAAEATGPITVGSIRDALGDRSFATLLVFFSSLNLLPLPPGASVFLGIPIVIVAAQMVLGRRTAWLPQSLLSKSIPLDRFRTGSARIVPLLQRLERLVRPRYWPFWRRQGDRAIGVIALILGIAVVLPVPLGNWLPAFASTLVGLALSERDGILFGIGVAVGITSLAIIVAVVVSAGAVLNLLWKTAGLHHWF
- a CDS encoding virulence factor → MAELIVVYWRDIPAQVIVKKGRASAKRELPLRFTEAIDMAAMRSGAAESGAYLEEWRKASAVPVGDDLEAEADRAMSAIEADYGRDRLVALAKAGGRESG